The Oceanidesulfovibrio indonesiensis genome contains a region encoding:
- a CDS encoding transposase: MSARSKGPRLGGYFMGRRRTSHTFLDEIDAVIDWLPIQAFLTKKLKRKANAVGNPAYPPLPMFKVLLLQHWYNLSDPAT; this comes from the coding sequence AAAGGACCTCGGCTTGGGGGTTACTTCATGGGCAGGCGTCGGACCAGTCACACTTTTCTCGACGAAATCGACGCTGTCATCGACTGGCTGCCGATCCAGGCCTTCCTCACCAAAAAGCTCAAGCGAAAAGCCAATGCCGTGGGCAATCCCGCGTACCCGCCTTTGCCCATGTTCAAAGTCCTGTTGCTGCAACACTGGTACAACCTGAGCGATCCGGCGACATGA